A single Triticum dicoccoides isolate Atlit2015 ecotype Zavitan chromosome 2A, WEW_v2.0, whole genome shotgun sequence DNA region contains:
- the LOC119357837 gene encoding uncharacterized protein LOC119357837 translates to MSEKNLDAERMNREGGADAWGSQRPETPPWDAAEYSQLISAGPLLPLLEQYAGVGSYDQNTLRGAPWQVQSQGANTDIFTGNQPQLASMANQGPSCSTWHQPAPMYLPSTSYTAYYAGGDTAIVPWQASQIAGGARHFGVTDHTRWPNAAQQGKTIVAMFVEQYLP, encoded by the exons ATGTCGGAAAAGAATCTAGACGCGGAAAGGATGAATCGCGAAGGTGGCGCTGATgcttggggttctcaaaggccagaaacaccgccttgggatgcagcagagtatagtcaactcatctctgcagggccgttgctgccactactagaacagtatgcAGGCGTAG gttcttatgaccaaaacactctCAGGGGGGCCCCATGGCAAGTTCAGTCacaaggcgctaacactgacaTATTTACGGGCAACCAACCTCAACTAGCTAGCATGGCTAATCAAG Ggccttcatgcagcacgtggcatcagccagcacccatgtacctgccatcgacgtcatacacag CGTATTACGCTGGTGGTGACACGGCAATCGTCCCGTGGCAAGCTTCACAAATTGCAGGTGGAGCACGACATTTTGGtgtcacagaccacacaagatggccaaatgcagcacaacaag GcaaaacaatagttgccatgtttgttgaacagtACCTGCCATGA